In one window of Arachis ipaensis cultivar K30076 chromosome B06, Araip1.1, whole genome shotgun sequence DNA:
- the LOC110263529 gene encoding uncharacterized protein LOC110263529, giving the protein MLYVQQVFGVLSLHRGMSNNNRRTQSVENSNFEGLNEHGSKPYDGTCFCRLQVVALKSKTRRNPGRWFFRCPLWKTKNTGCRYFQWMDETNEESVGLEEISKNGTLVCNECGVLKERFTSLETETIHRDGKMMREHMKRVELFLCIILCGIVLSLILSVICLVR; this is encoded by the exons ATGTTGTATGTTCAACAGGTTTTTGGCGTTCTTTCACTTCATAG AGGCATGTCCAATAACAATCGAAGGACACAGTCAGTGGAAAATAGTAACTTTGAAGGGCTCAACGAACACGGGAGCAAGCCATATGACGGGACATGCTTCTGCCGTCTTCAGGTGGTGGCGTTGAAGTCGAAGACGAGGAGAAACCCAGGGAGATGGTTTTTCAGGTGTCCTCTGTGGAAG ACGAAGAACACTGGGTGTCGTTATTTTCAATGGATGGACGAAACCAACGAGGAATCTGTTGGGCTAGAGGAAATCTCGAAGAATGGAACACTAGTATGCAATGAATGTGGAGTCTTGAAAGAGAGATTTACCAGTCTTGAGACAGAGACCATACACAGAGATGGAAAGATGATGAGGGAGCACATGAAGAGAGTTGAATTGTTTCTATGCATCATTCTGTGTGGAATTGTACTGAGTTTGATTTTGAGTGTGATTTGTTTGGTTAGATAG
- the LOC107605033 gene encoding probable adenylate kinase 7, mitochondrial — MAAIARLRAFAPQINALSNRAFGSAAAAVQYHYDDDEEEEEYTQSVVPGAMLDAQGSAPERGVQWVMIGEPGAKRHAFAERLSKLLEVPHISMASLLRQDLNPRSSLYQQIANALDAGKLVPEKIIFGLLSKRLEDGYSRGETGFILDGIPRTRLQAEILDHIAGVDLVVNFKSAEENLVKKNLGAPKLSPCQEYIFMRCSMTSSKQIHNEHVHNHLEERKLLEDYYRKQKKLLNFEVAGAPGETWQGLLAALHLQYVNARSSSQKLTA; from the exons ATGGCCGCGATCGCGCGCCTGAGAGCGTTTGCGCCGCAAATAAACGCGCTTTCGAACCGCGCTTTCGGATCTGCTGCTGCGGCGGTGCAGTACCACTACGATGATGACGAAGAAGAAGAGGAGTACACTCAGAGCGTTGTCCCTGGCGCCATGCTCGACGCGCAGGGTTCGGCGCCGGAGCGCGGTGTACAGTGGGTTATGATTGGTGAACCCGGAGCCAAGAGGCACGCCTTCGCTGAGAGGCTCTCGAAGCTTCTAGAAGTTCCTCACATTTCCATGGCCTCGCTCCTCCGCCAGGACCTCAATCCTCGCTCCTCTCTCTACCAGCAG ATAGCGAATGCATTAGATGCAGGAAAACTTGTTCCTGAGAAAATCATCTTTGGGTTGCTATCAAAGAGGCTGGAGGATGGATACTCCAGGGGTGAAACTGGCTTCATTCTTGACGGAATCCCTCGAACGAGGCTCCAAGCT GAAATTCTTGACCACATTGCCGGCGTTGATCTAGTGGTGAATTTCAAAAGCGCTGAAGAGAATTTGGTTAAGAAGAATCTCGGAGCACCAAAGCTCTCTCCTTGTCAAGAGTATATCTTTATGAGATGCTCCATGACTTCATCCAAGCAGATTCACAATGAGCATGTTCATAATCATTTAGAGGAG CGCAAGCTGTTGGAAGATTACTACAGGAAGCAGAAGAAACTTCTTAATTTTGAAGTGGCAGGTGCTCCAGGGGAAACGTGGCAGGGACTTCTGGCTGCATTGCATCTCCAGTATGTTAATGCTCGCAGTTCTTCACAGAAGTTGACAGCCTGA
- the LOC107648421 gene encoding calcium-binding protein CML39, whose protein sequence is MVMDKLSQYERVFNHFDENGDGKISASELKQCVEAVGGELSTEEAEVAVTLLDLDGDGLLGLDDFVRFVEGGEEEEKVNDLREAFKMYEMDGSGCITPKSLKRMLSRLGESRSIDDCKFMISRFDLNGDGVLNFDEFRVMML, encoded by the coding sequence ATGGTTATGGATAAGCTAAGCCAATATGAACGTGTGTTCAACCACTTCGATGAGAATGGAGACGGCAAGATATCGGCATCGGAGCTGAAGCAATGCGTGGAGGCCGTGGGTGGGGAGTTGTCGACCGAGGAGGCAGAGGTGGCCGTGACATTACTGGATTTGGACGGGGATGGGCTTCTGGGACTCGATGATTTTGTGAGGTTTGTGGAAggaggagaagaggaagagaaagtgAATGATTTAAGAGAGGCTTTTAAGATGTATGAGATGGATGGGAGTGGTTGCATCACACCAAAGAGCCTTAAGAGGATGCTTAGCAGGTTAGGTGAGTCTAGGTCTATAGATGATTGTAAATTTATGATATCTAGATTCGATCTCAATGGAGATGGAGTTCTTAATTTTGATGAATTCAGGGTCATGATGTTGTAA
- the LOC107647439 gene encoding uncharacterized protein LOC107647439 → MHGGSRGMSNNNRRTQSVENSNFEGLDEHGSKPYDGTCFCRLQVVALKSKTRRNPGRWFFRCPLWKTKNTGCRYFQWMDETNEESVGLEEISKNGTLVCNECGVLKGRFTSLETETIHRDGKMMREHMKRVELFLCIILCGVVLSLILSVICLVR, encoded by the exons ATGCATGGTGGAAGCAGAGGCATGTCCAATAACAATCGAAGGACACAGTCAGTGGAAAATAGTAACTTTGAAGGGCTCGATGAACACGGGAGCAAGCCATATGACGGGACATGCTTCTGCCGTCTTCAAGTGGTGGCGTTGAAGTCGAAGACGAGGAGAAATCCAGGGAGATGGTTCTTCAGATGTCCTCTGTGGAAG ACGAAGAACACTGGGTGTCGTTATTTTCAGTGGATGGACGAAACCAACGAGGAATCAGTTGGGCTGGAGGAAATCTCGAAGAATGGAACACTAGTATGCAATGAATGTGGAGTCTTGAAAGGGAGATTTACCAGTCTTGAGACAGAGACCATACACAGAGATGGAAAGATGATGAGGGAGCACATGAAGAGAGTTGAATTGTTTTTATGCATCATTCTTTGTGGAGTTGTTCTGAGTTTGATTTTGAGTGTGATTTGTTTGGTTAGATAG